The following are from one region of the Chloroherpetonaceae bacterium genome:
- a CDS encoding glycosyl hydrolase 53 family protein has translation MIPRKPLLHLLFLVVVFSLMGCNIDFTNFLEPFPPEINLRIRPAIQLRGADLSLLPEVRKSGITLKNAAGKNEDMFKTLLDSGMNFVRLRLFHSPTDSVSTLEQVRAFKEEINSLGRGTSILLAVHFSDTWADPSQQTLPKAWESLSFELLGDSLEAYTERVCREIEPRIIQIGNEINGGFLWPHGSLQNPSRFRELMNRGIAAVRRASPKTMIMLHHASPQGAAWFLEMVSPLDYDLIGFSYYPMWHGKSPSLAIRTFDSLATIHNRNYMVVETSYPFTLQWNDWTNNIVGLESQLGDGFPATPKGQAAFLKTVKNLVFESRMGLGICYWGGEWVSFKGAQATNGSPYENQALWDFQNRALPAIRELGW, from the coding sequence ATGATTCCTCGAAAACCCTTATTACATCTGCTTTTCTTAGTGGTTGTATTTTCTTTAATGGGGTGCAACATTGATTTTACTAATTTCCTTGAACCTTTCCCACCCGAAATCAATTTGCGAATCAGACCCGCAATTCAATTGCGCGGTGCCGACCTTTCACTCCTTCCTGAAGTTCGCAAAAGCGGGATTACGCTTAAAAATGCCGCCGGGAAAAATGAAGATATGTTCAAAACACTTCTTGACTCGGGGATGAACTTTGTTCGCCTTCGGCTGTTTCATTCCCCAACCGATTCCGTCTCAACCCTTGAACAAGTTCGCGCTTTCAAAGAAGAAATAAACAGCCTTGGCCGAGGAACAAGCATTTTACTCGCGGTTCACTTTTCAGATACTTGGGCAGACCCGAGCCAACAAACCTTGCCAAAAGCGTGGGAATCGCTTTCGTTTGAACTTTTGGGCGATAGTCTTGAAGCATACACGGAGCGCGTCTGCCGAGAAATTGAGCCAAGAATCATTCAGATTGGAAATGAAATCAATGGTGGCTTTCTTTGGCCTCACGGCAGTCTTCAAAATCCAAGCCGATTTCGCGAATTGATGAATCGCGGGATTGCAGCCGTAAGACGCGCATCGCCTAAAACAATGATTATGCTTCATCATGCCAGCCCACAAGGCGCAGCGTGGTTTTTAGAGATGGTATCGCCTCTCGATTACGATCTGATTGGGTTTAGCTATTACCCAATGTGGCACGGGAAATCGCCTTCACTCGCAATCAGAACCTTTGATTCACTTGCCACGATTCACAACCGAAATTATATGGTTGTTGAAACTTCCTATCCATTTACGCTTCAGTGGAATGATTGGACGAATAACATCGTGGGGTTGGAATCGCAGCTTGGAGATGGCTTCCCGGCTACGCCTAAGGGACAAGCCGCGTTTCTCAAAACCGTGAAAAATCTGGTGTTTGAATCTCGAATGGGGCTTGGGATTTGCTATTGGGGCGGGGAATGGGTGAGTTTCAAAGGCGCACAAGCCACAAACGGCTCGCCGTATGAAAATCAAGCGCTATGGGATTTTCAGAATCGTGCCCTGCCGGCAATTCGAGAATTGGGGTGGTAA
- a CDS encoding DUF4065 domain-containing protein — protein MNRLNRLTVSIVETLGKVGVFHYNKLAYLFEYIYIKNFGVRYTNERFIKLPNGPVINNYKKQIELLFEENLLKVDVTQLNQKRSVDDNSLKPIWIEPTSDSKNFLVEDEDAVKLLSQMLNRYAKLSASQLENVVYQTEPMLRITQNEGTKEKKSIGVEVLDTTTVKNALKNDRIQGKKLALEHLKKYPFPNNELQDFYAQELAPLALLRPKYESES, from the coding sequence ATGAATCGCCTCAATCGTTTAACCGTAAGCATCGTTGAGACTTTAGGTAAGGTCGGTGTGTTTCATTACAACAAATTGGCGTACCTCTTTGAGTATATCTACATTAAGAACTTTGGAGTGCGTTATACCAACGAACGATTTATTAAGCTTCCAAACGGCCCTGTAATCAATAATTACAAAAAGCAAATTGAACTTCTTTTTGAAGAAAATCTCTTGAAAGTTGATGTAACGCAGCTTAATCAAAAACGAAGTGTTGATGATAATTCTCTCAAACCAATTTGGATTGAGCCTACAAGTGATTCAAAGAATTTTCTTGTGGAAGATGAAGATGCGGTTAAGCTTTTATCACAAATGCTAAATCGTTATGCAAAATTAAGTGCAAGTCAATTAGAAAATGTCGTTTATCAAACCGAGCCAATGTTAAGAATTACACAAAACGAAGGAACCAAAGAAAAAAAATCAATTGGAGTGGAAGTTTTAGACACAACTACAGTAAAAAATGCGTTGAAAAATGATAGAATTCAAGGTAAAAAACTGGCATTAGAGCACCTCAAAAAGTATCCATTTCCAAATAATGAATTACAAGATTTTTATGCTCAAGAACTTGCTCCATTAGCGCTGCTTCGCCCCAAATATGAATCAGAGTCTTAA
- a CDS encoding FAD-dependent oxidoreductase: protein MVISVLGAGIQGTLVALALAQKGHSVTLIDKSPRALFRASLRNEGKIHLGFIYAKDKSYRTSSLMLKSAIRFAPIVDEILERQLPWENMRSLPFVYVISKESMLAPDELIKVYSNLDKDYQEQKGDASVHYLGLKPENLFRLSTSKNHFNWISPQFAQQFVETNEYSLDLVQFQSHLSNSLEISSIHQRFNHTINEVVRTSSGFRSVCNNETGSKTEIRSEIVINCLWEGRLLIDQQLGITPLHQWVYRLKYRYMAKRLSLPPDLSSYTFVLGAYGDIVSYPNSDYYLSWYPIGMKGWSSEISTPQEWETPCYGEINPEVQKNYFHESIKEFQKIVPILHKAEMSYVDAGIIMTWGDTDITDPNSKLHERWEVGINHYDGYFTVDCGKFTCAPYFAKELVTKYL from the coding sequence GTGGTTATATCCGTACTTGGTGCCGGAATTCAAGGCACATTAGTTGCCTTAGCATTAGCTCAAAAAGGACATTCAGTGACTTTAATCGATAAGTCTCCAAGAGCACTATTTCGGGCGAGCTTGAGAAACGAAGGAAAAATTCATCTTGGGTTTATTTATGCAAAAGATAAAAGTTATCGAACTTCATCATTAATGCTCAAAAGCGCGATACGATTTGCGCCAATTGTTGACGAAATTTTAGAACGACAACTTCCTTGGGAAAATATGCGTTCGTTACCTTTCGTTTATGTTATTTCAAAAGAATCGATGCTCGCCCCCGACGAATTAATAAAGGTATATTCAAATTTAGACAAAGATTATCAAGAGCAAAAAGGCGATGCGTCAGTGCATTATCTTGGATTAAAACCCGAAAACTTATTTCGTTTAAGCACATCAAAAAATCACTTTAATTGGATTTCACCTCAATTTGCTCAACAATTTGTTGAAACTAATGAATATTCGCTTGATCTTGTTCAGTTTCAATCCCATTTATCAAATTCACTCGAGATATCCTCCATTCATCAACGATTTAATCATACAATAAATGAAGTCGTCAGAACCTCAAGTGGGTTTCGGTCGGTCTGTAACAATGAAACCGGAAGTAAAACCGAAATTCGCTCAGAAATTGTCATCAATTGCTTATGGGAAGGTCGATTATTGATTGATCAACAATTGGGAATCACTCCGTTGCATCAATGGGTTTATCGATTAAAATACCGATATATGGCAAAAAGGTTGTCACTTCCTCCAGATTTATCTTCTTATACATTTGTATTAGGTGCTTATGGTGATATTGTCTCATACCCAAATTCCGATTATTACCTCTCGTGGTATCCGATAGGAATGAAGGGCTGGTCAAGCGAAATTTCAACCCCGCAGGAATGGGAAACTCCTTGCTACGGTGAAATAAATCCGGAAGTTCAAAAAAATTACTTTCATGAATCAATTAAAGAATTTCAAAAAATTGTTCCAATATTACATAAAGCAGAAATGTCCTATGTGGATGCGGGAATTATTATGACTTGGGGCGATACCGATATTACTGACCCGAATAGCAAATTACATGAACGGTGGGAGGTGGGAATCAATCATTATGATGGATATTTTACTGTTGATTGTGGGAAATTTACTTGCGCTCCCTATTTTGCAAAAGAATTGGTTACAAAATACTTATGA
- a CDS encoding transglutaminase domain-containing protein, which yields MIFFTAVNGFSQKSSENDFRLIDKRALQIPDSLTKTTSQIATFFNNEFSSEKERVRAIFIWVASNIQYDVENMFAINFNEKNEDRAAKALTTRRGICSNYAALFTEICLKSGIKAVIVEGYTKQNGFVDYIPHAWSAALIEGNWFLFDPTWGSGYMSGGKFMKKINNKYFKVQPSILIQSHIPFDYLLQFLNYPITNHEFYLGKTKENKSKPFFNFIDSLKFFEQQTLIDQLLSTAYRVEKNGLKNSIIFDRLRQLKMEIEVYRQNKVVNLFNTASFEYNEGIRVYNDFINFRNKQFNPKRSDEEIQSMLDSVETKLNSAKLKLNQISSSEGTTINSNNLNLVKQLSKSIEDAQFQLKEQQDWLRLYLSKGESGRDGMFNKRTIFGIPIN from the coding sequence TTGATTTTTTTTACCGCTGTCAATGGTTTTTCTCAAAAATCTTCAGAAAATGATTTTAGATTAATTGACAAAAGAGCATTGCAAATCCCTGATTCGCTAACGAAGACAACGTCACAAATTGCAACTTTTTTTAACAATGAATTTTCTTCTGAAAAAGAGAGAGTCCGAGCCATCTTTATTTGGGTTGCAAGCAACATTCAATATGATGTTGAGAATATGTTTGCAATTAACTTTAATGAGAAAAATGAGGATAGAGCTGCAAAAGCCCTCACGACTAGAAGAGGAATATGTAGCAATTATGCGGCATTGTTTACTGAAATTTGTCTTAAATCAGGGATCAAAGCAGTCATTGTAGAAGGTTACACCAAGCAAAATGGTTTCGTTGACTATATTCCACACGCGTGGAGTGCCGCACTCATCGAAGGGAATTGGTTTTTATTTGATCCAACGTGGGGTTCTGGTTATATGTCAGGCGGGAAATTTATGAAAAAAATTAACAACAAATACTTTAAGGTACAACCTTCGATATTAATTCAATCCCATATCCCATTTGATTACTTGTTGCAATTCCTCAATTATCCTATAACAAATCATGAGTTTTATCTTGGTAAAACAAAGGAAAATAAGTCAAAACCATTTTTCAATTTTATTGATTCACTTAAATTCTTTGAGCAACAAACACTAATCGATCAACTTTTATCAACCGCTTATCGAGTTGAAAAAAACGGTTTGAAGAATTCAATTATTTTTGATAGACTTCGGCAGCTTAAAATGGAAATCGAAGTATATCGGCAGAATAAAGTAGTGAATTTGTTCAACACCGCTTCATTTGAGTATAATGAAGGAATAAGGGTTTATAATGATTTCATTAATTTCAGAAACAAACAGTTTAATCCTAAGAGATCAGATGAAGAAATTCAAAGCATGCTTGACTCTGTGGAAACGAAACTAAATAGCGCCAAGTTAAAATTGAATCAAATCTCAAGTTCTGAAGGTACTACAATAAATTCAAATAACTTAAATTTGGTTAAACAGCTTAGCAAATCAATAGAAGATGCTCAGTTTCAATTAAAAGAACAGCAAGATTGGCTTAGGTTATATTTAAGTAAAGGTGAATCTGGAAGAGACGGAATGTTTAATAAGCGGACAATTTTTGGTATTCCAATTAATTGA
- a CDS encoding DUF4149 domain-containing protein, with amino-acid sequence MSRLFFLLEYLANAVWMGAIIMFAFAVAGTVFREAGSINLAGHLNGVVLQKLNKIEFSAAALLILSSLALLAFSPDERETTRYIKLGLSLTMLALVFYYGVVVTNRLEHLRVVEIVDFDNFDTTKQAFRDEFNVLHKRYTTLVSINLLLNIIYAALTVFGKKGT; translated from the coding sequence ATGTCACGACTCTTTTTCCTACTCGAATACCTCGCCAATGCCGTCTGGATGGGCGCTATCATCATGTTTGCATTTGCCGTTGCAGGTACGGTTTTTCGCGAAGCCGGCAGCATCAATCTCGCCGGGCATTTGAACGGCGTGGTATTGCAAAAGCTTAATAAAATTGAATTTTCGGCGGCTGCACTGCTCATCCTTTCAAGCCTTGCGCTTCTTGCTTTTAGCCCCGATGAGCGCGAAACCACACGCTACATCAAGCTTGGGCTTTCGCTTACAATGCTCGCATTGGTGTTTTATTATGGCGTTGTGGTGACCAATCGATTAGAGCATTTACGGGTTGTGGAGATTGTGGATTTCGATAATTTCGATACCACAAAGCAAGCCTTTCGCGATGAATTCAATGTGCTTCATAAACGCTACACCACGCTTGTTTCAATCAATCTCCTATTGAATATCATTTACGCCGCTCTAACAGTGTTTGGCAAAAAGGGAACTTGA
- a CDS encoding TSUP family transporter, whose protein sequence is MIAFIQEIFSQIQILSVEPSLQDLFSPELLAVCFFAFLAGFIDSIVGGGGLVQLPALLICYPNVDPIPIFGTNKFSSISGTSIATYRFSRTVEIPWRIALWAAGAAFIFSFLGARSVSYFPKDALRPVILTLLIAVFIYTAFKKDFGSIHAPELPHNREVPYAIILGVVIGFYDGFFGPGTGSFLIFIFIGIFGFDFLRASATAKVVNFSTNLSAVLFFAFTQKIFYHIAIPMGLCNIAGAVLGTKLAVLKGSGFIRVLFLGVMAAIILKFGFDTLKVMIQI, encoded by the coding sequence ATGATTGCCTTCATTCAAGAGATTTTTTCACAAATTCAAATTTTATCGGTTGAGCCATCGCTTCAAGACCTTTTTTCGCCGGAACTTTTGGCGGTGTGTTTTTTTGCGTTTCTTGCCGGATTCATTGATTCCATCGTCGGCGGCGGGGGATTGGTTCAGCTTCCTGCGCTGCTGATATGCTACCCCAATGTGGACCCGATTCCTATCTTCGGAACTAATAAATTTTCATCGATTTCAGGCACCAGCATCGCGACTTATCGCTTCTCGCGCACGGTTGAAATCCCGTGGCGTATCGCGCTTTGGGCAGCCGGTGCAGCGTTTATCTTTTCGTTTTTAGGCGCACGCTCGGTGAGCTACTTCCCGAAAGACGCCTTGCGACCGGTGATTCTCACATTGCTCATCGCGGTGTTTATTTACACCGCATTTAAGAAAGACTTCGGCTCGATTCACGCACCGGAGCTGCCGCACAACCGTGAAGTCCCGTATGCCATCATTTTAGGTGTTGTGATTGGGTTTTATGATGGGTTTTTCGGCCCCGGAACAGGGAGCTTTCTAATTTTCATCTTCATTGGAATTTTTGGGTTTGATTTTCTTCGTGCGAGTGCCACAGCGAAAGTGGTAAATTTTTCAACAAATCTCTCCGCCGTTCTCTTCTTCGCCTTTACTCAAAAGATATTCTACCACATTGCCATTCCGATGGGACTTTGCAACATTGCCGGTGCAGTGTTAGGAACAAAACTGGCGGTATTGAAGGGCAGCGGATTTATTCGCGTTCTCTTTTTGGGCGTAATGGCAGCGATTATTCTCAAGTTCGGGTTTGATACTTTGAAGGTAATGATTCAGATTTGA
- a CDS encoding TdeIII family type II restriction endonuclease, with the protein MALSNTQKLQIQEVIKTCLRNKFKNYKPESNYMPFHHALLGKDRMALFSFIQSLNTTFGSSIFEPVAVALSAGNFKTAKAQFVVGSEISEFAQKEIQTIINDLSMGAEPDKEQETERIRQVCQKGTMQKLKTVKVDLYLETQNSEIHLFDLKTAKPNISNFKDFKRTLLEWVAIILAQNSSAKVHSYVAIPYNPYYPEPYQRWTLKGMLDLSQELKVAEEFWNYLGGAGAFEDLLDCFELVGLEMQQEIDAYFKKFK; encoded by the coding sequence GTGGCTTTATCCAACACTCAAAAACTTCAAATTCAGGAAGTTATCAAAACTTGCTTACGAAACAAGTTCAAAAACTACAAACCTGAAAGCAATTATATGCCTTTTCATCACGCCTTATTGGGCAAGGATAGAATGGCTTTGTTTTCGTTCATACAATCTTTAAATACTACTTTCGGTAGTTCCATTTTTGAACCTGTGGCAGTGGCTTTATCGGCAGGTAATTTCAAAACAGCCAAAGCTCAGTTTGTAGTAGGCAGTGAAATTAGCGAATTTGCCCAAAAGGAAATTCAAACTATCATCAACGACCTTTCTATGGGTGCAGAACCCGATAAAGAGCAAGAGACAGAAAGAATACGCCAAGTATGCCAAAAAGGAACAATGCAAAAACTTAAAACGGTAAAAGTAGATTTGTATTTGGAAACCCAAAATTCTGAAATACATTTGTTTGACCTAAAAACCGCAAAGCCAAACATCAGTAATTTTAAGGACTTCAAAAGGACATTATTAGAGTGGGTTGCTATCATTTTAGCACAAAATTCGAGTGCAAAAGTTCATTCTTATGTTGCTATTCCTTACAATCCGTACTACCCCGAACCTTATCAGCGTTGGACATTAAAAGGAATGTTAGACCTATCGCAAGAGTTGAAAGTAGCCGAAGAATTTTGGAATTATTTGGGTGGTGCGGGTGCTTTTGAAGACTTGTTAGACTGTTTTGAATTGGTGGGTTTAGAAATGCAACAGGAAATAGATGCGTATTTCAAAAAATTCAAGTAG
- a CDS encoding DNA methyltransferase: MIAKTNLLTLKEAAEFASQHISKNVTTSNISYLVNYGRIAKTGNNGTVLIDKQELINYYQGYYGSRELDWKNKLGSDLNWALSFEHLKEAETTKHVHRLHPYKGKYIPQLVEYFLDDHTDEFKIQTFFKEGDIVLDPFCGSGTTLVQANELGIHAIGIDVSAFNALISNVKVSKVDLANLYQETEQISKAIKKFVTNSPHLAFEKELADFLTEYDKKYFPSPEFKIKVRKKEIDEKTYSEAHEKVVLEKFNELVAKYQIKIRQDEQNTFLGKWYLQTVRNEIDFVFEKIKNVQNPHTKKVLTVILSRTIRSCRATTHADLATLVEPVTTTYYCAKHGKICKPLFSMVSWWERYCKDTIQRYAEFSKLRTNTFQYCLNGNSETIDILKELEKKYPVFYELAQQKKIKGIFSSPPYVGLIDYHEQHAYAYDLFGFERKDEQEIGSLSKKQTKQAQQDYVKGIANVLNNCKRFLADDYDIFLVANDKNNLYPQISEMSGMQIVNQYKRPVLNRTEKDKGAYSEIIFHLKAK; encoded by the coding sequence ATGATTGCAAAAACAAATTTGCTAACTCTTAAAGAAGCAGCCGAGTTTGCAAGTCAACATATCAGCAAAAACGTAACGACTTCCAACATTTCCTACTTGGTAAACTATGGTAGAATAGCCAAAACAGGGAACAATGGAACAGTTTTAATCGATAAACAAGAGCTTATCAACTACTACCAAGGCTATTATGGAAGTCGTGAGTTGGATTGGAAAAATAAATTAGGTAGTGATTTGAATTGGGCTTTGAGTTTTGAACACTTGAAAGAAGCTGAAACCACAAAGCATGTACACCGTTTGCACCCTTACAAAGGCAAATATATTCCACAATTAGTAGAATATTTTTTGGACGACCACACTGACGAATTTAAAATACAAACCTTTTTCAAAGAAGGTGATATTGTGCTTGACCCTTTTTGTGGCAGTGGAACAACCTTAGTACAAGCTAACGAATTAGGCATACACGCCATTGGAATAGATGTTTCGGCTTTTAATGCTTTGATTAGCAATGTAAAAGTTTCAAAAGTGGATTTGGCGAACCTTTACCAAGAAACAGAACAGATAAGTAAAGCCATAAAAAAGTTTGTTACAAATTCGCCGCACCTTGCTTTTGAGAAGGAACTTGCTGACTTTTTAACCGAATACGATAAAAAATATTTCCCTTCACCTGAATTTAAAATTAAAGTAAGAAAAAAAGAAATTGACGAGAAAACCTACTCAGAAGCACACGAAAAAGTTGTTTTAGAAAAATTCAATGAGTTGGTAGCCAAATACCAAATAAAAATTCGTCAAGACGAACAAAACACTTTTTTAGGCAAGTGGTATTTACAAACGGTTCGCAATGAGATTGATTTTGTATTTGAAAAAATCAAAAACGTACAAAATCCACACACAAAAAAAGTGCTTACCGTGATTTTGAGCCGTACAATTCGCAGTTGCAGGGCAACTACACACGCAGATTTAGCAACTTTGGTAGAACCTGTAACCACTACATACTATTGTGCCAAACACGGAAAAATTTGCAAGCCTTTGTTTTCTATGGTTTCGTGGTGGGAAAGGTATTGCAAAGATACGATTCAACGATATGCTGAATTTTCAAAATTGCGAACAAATACGTTTCAATATTGCTTAAATGGTAATTCCGAAACTATAGATATTTTAAAGGAATTAGAAAAAAAATATCCTGTATTTTACGAATTAGCCCAACAAAAAAAAATAAAAGGCATTTTTTCAAGTCCTCCTTATGTGGGTTTGATTGATTATCACGAACAACACGCCTACGCCTATGATTTGTTCGGTTTCGAACGAAAAGACGAGCAAGAAATTGGCTCTTTGTCTAAAAAGCAAACCAAACAAGCCCAACAAGATTACGTAAAAGGCATCGCAAATGTTTTGAACAACTGCAAAAGATTTTTAGCTGATGATTACGATATTTTCCTAGTAGCAAATGACAAAAACAATTTATATCCCCAAATTTCAGAAATGTCAGGTATGCAAATTGTGAATCAATACAAACGTCCCGTATTGAACCGAACCGAAAAAGACAAAGGGGCGTATTCAGAAATTATTTTTCACTTGAAAGCAAAATAA
- a CDS encoding DUF1343 domain-containing protein, with product MRKVWFFFFLPIVTASLAMSQSPKPTVKLGLEVFLEELNTTYKAFAPPIKKSNSRRKKAANPSPALRFGLITNHTGIDSKGIPNYERLKAAGVNLTAIFAPEHGFSGNLEAGAKVKDSTLGTLSIYSLYGKTRKPTPIMMAEIDVLIFDIFDIGTRTYTYISTLALAIEAAAEAKKPLLVFDRPNPIAPIPAQGPQLEPELRSFVGRVTVPFVHARTVGEIAKVIQQTEFPKAKLTVVPMKGYDKTKFYDEMGLPFIPPSPNITTLETALIYPATVLIEGTNISEGRGTLWPFEQIGAPKLDAAVLKRKLLDSKISGVVIDTVSFTPRVIAGKAESPKYRDTMCTGVRFSITDRKAYKPFDLALKLLKALKSTYPAFSFPDSGKFFDRLAGTKKIREEVIQE from the coding sequence ATGCGCAAAGTTTGGTTTTTCTTTTTTTTGCCTATTGTCACGGCCTCGCTTGCGATGTCGCAATCCCCGAAACCCACCGTCAAACTTGGGCTTGAAGTTTTTTTGGAGGAACTAAACACAACTTACAAAGCCTTTGCACCACCAATTAAAAAATCAAATTCAAGAAGGAAAAAAGCTGCAAATCCAAGCCCAGCATTACGATTCGGACTTATCACCAATCACACCGGCATTGATTCCAAAGGCATTCCGAATTACGAACGCCTTAAAGCTGCCGGAGTCAATCTCACCGCCATCTTTGCGCCGGAGCACGGGTTTAGCGGCAATCTTGAAGCCGGTGCAAAGGTAAAAGACTCCACGCTTGGCACACTCTCCATTTACTCGCTCTACGGCAAAACCCGCAAGCCAACACCCATAATGATGGCTGAAATCGATGTGCTCATCTTTGATATTTTTGATATCGGCACGCGAACCTACACTTACATCAGCACTTTAGCCTTAGCAATAGAAGCGGCGGCGGAAGCAAAGAAGCCGCTCTTGGTTTTTGATCGGCCCAACCCCATTGCGCCAATTCCTGCGCAAGGGCCGCAGCTTGAGCCTGAATTGCGGTCATTTGTTGGGAGAGTTACTGTGCCTTTTGTTCACGCTAGGACGGTGGGGGAGATCGCAAAGGTCATTCAGCAAACGGAATTTCCAAAGGCAAAACTCACCGTAGTGCCGATGAAAGGCTACGATAAAACGAAATTTTACGACGAAATGGGCTTGCCCTTTATTCCCCCTTCGCCAAACATCACCACCCTTGAAACCGCCTTGATCTATCCAGCCACCGTTTTGATTGAAGGCACCAACATCAGCGAAGGCCGTGGCACGCTGTGGCCTTTTGAACAAATTGGCGCACCCAAACTTGATGCCGCGGTGCTTAAACGCAAACTATTGGATTCGAAAATTTCGGGTGTGGTGATTGATACGGTATCTTTTACGCCGCGCGTGATTGCGGGGAAGGCGGAGTCGCCGAAGTATCGCGATACGATGTGTACGGGCGTGCGTTTTTCCATCACCGACCGCAAGGCTTACAAACCCTTCGACCTTGCTCTCAAGCTGCTCAAAGCCTTGAAATCAACTTATCCTGCATTTTCATTTCCCGATAGCGGTAAGTTTTTCGACAGGCTCGCCGGAACAAAGAAGATTAGGGAAGAAGTGATTCAGGAATAA